Proteins co-encoded in one Burkholderia ambifaria AMMD genomic window:
- the pheA gene encoding prephenate dehydratase yields the protein MDDELNSRLKPLRDRIDAIDAQLIALLNQRAAVALEVGEVKKHFNAPVFRPERELQVIARLQDMSAGPLAGEHISAIWREIMAASRALEQTIHVAFLGPVGTYSEQAMFEYFGQSIEGLPCPSIDEVFRSVEAGAAAFGIAPVENSTEGAVSRTLDLLLQTQLLISGELALPIHHNLLTQSGTLDGVTRVCAHAQALAQCQQWLAANAPQLERQAVSSNAEAARLAAADPSVAAIAGDRAAAHYGLQIAFSLIQDDPHNRTRFVIIGKEPAGQSGHDQTSLIVSVKNEPGAVFKLLEPLARHGVSMTRFESRPARVGTWEYYFYIDIEGHRDEAAVAAALAELGQKAAFLKILGSYPRAR from the coding sequence ATGGACGACGAACTGAATTCCCGCCTGAAACCGCTGCGCGACCGCATCGATGCGATCGACGCGCAGCTGATCGCGCTCCTCAACCAGCGCGCCGCGGTGGCGCTCGAGGTAGGCGAGGTCAAGAAGCATTTCAACGCGCCGGTGTTTCGGCCGGAGCGCGAGCTGCAAGTGATCGCGCGCCTGCAGGACATGAGCGCGGGGCCGCTCGCGGGCGAGCACATCAGCGCCATCTGGCGCGAGATCATGGCCGCGAGCCGCGCGCTCGAGCAGACGATCCACGTCGCATTCCTCGGGCCGGTCGGCACGTACAGCGAACAGGCGATGTTCGAGTATTTCGGCCAGTCGATCGAAGGGCTGCCGTGTCCGTCGATCGACGAGGTGTTCCGCTCGGTCGAGGCAGGCGCGGCCGCATTCGGCATCGCGCCCGTCGAGAATTCGACCGAAGGCGCGGTGTCGCGCACGCTCGATCTGCTGCTGCAAACCCAGTTGCTGATCAGCGGCGAGCTCGCGCTGCCGATCCATCACAACCTGCTCACGCAGAGCGGCACGCTCGACGGCGTGACGCGCGTCTGCGCACATGCGCAGGCGCTCGCGCAATGCCAGCAGTGGCTTGCCGCGAACGCGCCGCAGCTCGAGCGGCAAGCGGTGTCGAGCAACGCGGAGGCCGCGCGCCTCGCGGCGGCCGACCCGAGCGTCGCGGCCATCGCCGGCGATCGCGCGGCCGCGCACTACGGGCTGCAGATCGCGTTCTCGCTGATCCAGGACGATCCGCACAACCGCACGCGCTTCGTGATCATCGGCAAGGAGCCGGCCGGACAGAGCGGTCACGACCAGACGTCGCTGATCGTGTCGGTGAAGAACGAGCCGGGCGCGGTGTTCAAGCTGCTCGAACCGCTCGCGCGGCACGGCGTGTCGATGACGCGCTTCGAGTCGCGTCCGGCGCGCGTCGGCACGTGGGAGTATTACTTCTACATCGACATCGAAGGGCACCGGGACGAGGCAGCCGTGGCCGCCGCACTCGCGGAGCTCGGCCAGAAGGCCGCGTTCCTGAAGATACTCGGTTCGTATCCGCGCGCGCGCTGA
- a CDS encoding prephenate dehydrogenase, producing MSGFAFNKLVIFGVGLIGGSLARALRERAPGGAGEVIGVGRSRVSVERALALGVIDRAAALDDDAQLRDALAGADLVLLAAPVAQTGPLLARIAPWLDAATIVTDAGSTKSDVVAAARAALGARIAQFVPGHPIAGRESSGVEAALPDLYVGRNVVLCPLPENAPASVARIDAMWRATGADVRTMSTEQHDRVFASISHLPHVLSFALVEQILGEADAELKFSYAAGGFRDFTRIAASSPEMWRDVCVANRAALLDELDGYTRVLARLRAAIDAGDGAALEAVFTRSRAARKAWQERGAPPAAEPVKK from the coding sequence GTGTCAGGCTTTGCATTCAACAAACTGGTCATTTTCGGCGTCGGCCTGATCGGCGGATCGCTGGCGCGCGCACTGCGCGAGCGCGCGCCGGGCGGCGCGGGTGAAGTCATCGGCGTCGGCCGTTCGCGTGTATCGGTCGAGCGCGCGCTGGCACTCGGCGTGATCGACCGCGCGGCGGCGCTCGACGACGACGCGCAACTGCGCGACGCACTGGCCGGCGCCGATCTCGTGCTGCTGGCCGCCCCGGTCGCGCAAACGGGTCCGCTGCTCGCGCGCATCGCGCCGTGGCTCGACGCCGCGACGATCGTCACCGACGCGGGCAGCACGAAGTCCGATGTCGTCGCGGCCGCGCGCGCAGCGCTCGGTGCGCGGATCGCGCAGTTCGTGCCGGGGCATCCGATCGCCGGGCGCGAGTCGAGCGGCGTCGAAGCCGCGCTGCCCGATCTGTACGTCGGCCGCAACGTCGTGCTGTGCCCGCTGCCGGAGAACGCGCCCGCCTCGGTTGCGCGGATCGACGCGATGTGGCGGGCGACCGGCGCCGACGTGCGCACGATGAGTACCGAGCAGCACGATCGCGTGTTCGCGTCGATCAGTCATCTGCCGCACGTGCTGTCGTTCGCGCTCGTCGAGCAGATTCTCGGCGAGGCGGATGCCGAACTGAAATTCTCGTATGCGGCGGGCGGCTTTCGCGATTTCACGCGGATCGCGGCGTCGAGCCCGGAAATGTGGCGCGACGTGTGCGTCGCGAATCGCGCGGCGCTGCTCGACGAGCTCGACGGCTACACGCGCGTGCTCGCACGGCTGCGTGCGGCGATCGACGCCGGCGACGGCGCGGCGCTCGAAGCCGTGTTCACGCGCTCGCGCGCCGCACGCAAGGCATGGCAGGAGCGCGGCGCGCCGCCCGCTGCCGAACCGGTCAAGAAATAA
- the aroA gene encoding 3-phosphoshikimate 1-carboxyvinyltransferase, producing MDYLDLGPYSSASGTVRLPGSKSISNRVLLLAALAEGDTTITNLLDSDDTRVMLDALGKLGVKLARDGDTCVVTGTRGAFTAKTADLFLGNAGTAVRPLTAALAINGGDYRVHGVPRMHERPIGDLVDGLRQIGAQIDYEQNEGFPPLRIKPGTISVDAPIRVRGDVSSQFLTALLMTLPLVKAKDGRTVVEIDGELISKPYIDITIRLMERFGVTVERDGWQRFVVPAGVRYRSPGRIMVEGDASSASYFLAAGALGGGPLRVEGVGRASIQGDVGFANALMQMGANVSMGDDWIEVRGIGHDHGKLDPIDMDFNLIPDAAMTIAVAALFASGTSTLRNIASWRVKETDRIAAMATELRKVGAIVEEGADYLVVTPPQRLTPNAAIDTYDDHRMAMCFSLVSLGGVPVRINDPKCVGKTFPDYFNRFAALAKA from the coding sequence ATGGACTATCTCGATCTCGGCCCGTATTCCAGCGCTTCGGGCACCGTGCGGCTGCCCGGCTCGAAGAGCATCTCGAACCGCGTGCTGCTGCTCGCGGCGCTTGCCGAAGGCGACACGACGATCACCAACCTGCTGGATTCCGACGACACGCGCGTAATGCTCGATGCGCTCGGCAAGCTCGGCGTGAAGCTCGCGCGCGACGGCGACACCTGTGTCGTCACCGGCACGCGCGGCGCGTTCACCGCGAAGACTGCCGACCTGTTCCTCGGCAATGCGGGCACGGCAGTGCGGCCGTTGACCGCGGCGCTCGCGATCAACGGCGGCGACTATCGCGTGCACGGCGTGCCGCGCATGCACGAGCGGCCGATCGGCGACCTCGTCGACGGCCTGCGCCAGATCGGCGCGCAGATCGACTACGAGCAGAACGAAGGCTTTCCGCCGCTGCGGATCAAGCCCGGGACGATCTCGGTCGACGCGCCGATCCGCGTGCGCGGCGACGTGTCGAGCCAGTTCCTCACCGCGCTGCTGATGACGCTGCCGCTCGTGAAGGCGAAGGATGGCAGGACCGTCGTCGAAATCGACGGCGAGCTGATCTCGAAGCCGTACATCGACATCACGATCCGGCTGATGGAGCGCTTCGGCGTGACCGTCGAGCGCGACGGCTGGCAGCGCTTCGTCGTGCCGGCCGGCGTCCGCTACCGGTCGCCGGGACGCATCATGGTCGAGGGCGATGCGTCGTCGGCCTCGTACTTCCTCGCGGCCGGCGCGCTCGGCGGTGGTCCGCTGCGTGTCGAGGGCGTGGGGCGCGCAAGCATCCAGGGCGACGTCGGCTTCGCCAACGCGCTGATGCAGATGGGGGCGAACGTGTCGATGGGCGACGACTGGATCGAGGTGCGCGGCATCGGCCACGACCACGGCAAGCTCGACCCGATCGACATGGACTTCAACCTCATTCCCGACGCGGCGATGACCATCGCGGTCGCGGCGCTGTTCGCGAGCGGCACGAGCACGCTGCGCAATATCGCGAGCTGGCGCGTGAAGGAAACCGACCGCATCGCGGCGATGGCGACCGAGCTGCGCAAGGTCGGCGCGATCGTCGAGGAAGGTGCCGACTATCTGGTCGTCACGCCGCCGCAACGGCTCACGCCGAATGCCGCGATCGATACGTACGACGATCACCGCATGGCGATGTGCTTCTCGCTCGTCAGCCTGGGCGGCGTGCCCGTGCGGATCAACGATCCGAAGTGCGTCGGCAAGACGTTCCCCGACTATTTCAACCGCTTCGCCGCGCTCGCCAAAGCCTGA
- the cmk gene encoding (d)CMP kinase: MKSTRPFHPTPVITIDGPTASGKGTVAALVAAHLGFHLLDSGALYRLAALASVRYGIAAEDIDALVKLIDDLHITFREGCAQLDGVDVSNDIRAEAVGNRASAIAVHGPVRSALVARQRAFRKTPGLVADGRDMGTVIFPDAVLKVFLTASAEARAARRHKQLMQKGFSANIDDLLRDLRERDARDSNRAAAPLKPAADAELLDTSALSVDEAVDQVLQWYRALGQPA, translated from the coding sequence ATGAAATCGACCCGACCCTTTCACCCGACCCCCGTCATCACGATCGACGGCCCGACCGCTTCCGGCAAGGGGACCGTCGCGGCGCTCGTCGCCGCGCATCTTGGTTTCCACCTGCTCGACAGCGGCGCGCTGTACCGTCTCGCGGCGCTCGCGAGCGTGCGCTACGGCATCGCGGCGGAGGACATCGATGCCCTTGTGAAGCTGATCGACGATCTTCACATCACGTTCCGCGAGGGCTGCGCGCAGCTCGACGGCGTCGACGTGTCGAACGACATTCGCGCCGAAGCGGTCGGCAACCGCGCGTCGGCGATTGCCGTGCACGGGCCGGTGCGTTCCGCGCTCGTCGCGCGCCAGCGCGCGTTCCGCAAGACGCCGGGCCTCGTCGCCGACGGGCGCGACATGGGCACCGTGATCTTCCCGGACGCCGTGCTGAAGGTGTTCCTGACGGCCAGCGCCGAGGCACGCGCGGCCAGACGGCATAAGCAATTGATGCAAAAAGGTTTTTCTGCTAATATAGATGACTTGCTCCGGGATCTTCGTGAACGTGACGCGCGCGACAGCAATCGCGCAGCGGCGCCACTGAAGCCCGCGGCAGATGCCGAGCTGCTCGATACGTCGGCGCTTTCGGTCGATGAAGCTGTCGACCAGGTGCTGCAGTGGTACCGGGCGCTTGGCCAGCCCGCCTGA
- the rpsA gene encoding 30S ribosomal protein S1 gives MSDLQTSTPNTESFAALFEESLTRQDMRAGEVISAEVVRVDHNFVVVNAGLKSEAYIPIEEFLNDQGEVEVQSGDFVSVAIDALENGYGDTILSRDKAKRLASWLSLEKALDNNELVTGTITGKVKGGMTVMVNGIRAFLPGSLVDTRPVKDTTPYEGKTLEFRVIKLDRKRNNVVLSRRAVIEATQGEERAKLLETLKEGAIVNGVVKNITDYGAFVDLGGIDGLLHITDIAWRRVRHPSEVLSVGQEVTAKILKFDQEKNRVSLGIKQLGDDPWEGISRRYPSGTRLFGKVTNITDYGAFVEVESGIEGLVHVSEMDWTNKNVAPSKVVQLGDEVEVMVLEIDEDRRRISLGMKQCKPNPWDDFSRNFKKGDKITGAIKSITDFGVFIGLPGGIDGLVHLSDLSWSEAGEEAVRKYKKGDEVEAIVLGIDVEKERISLGIKQLEGDPFSNYVAMNDKGSIVDGVVKSVDAKGAVITLTGDIEGYLRASEISQDRVEDARNVLKEGDKVNAMVINIDRKSRGINLSIKAKDSAEQQEAIRGLQSDSSAAATGTTNLGALLKAKLDGQNQ, from the coding sequence ATGTCCGACCTGCAAACCTCCACCCCGAATACCGAATCCTTTGCGGCTCTGTTCGAAGAGTCGCTGACCCGTCAAGACATGCGCGCCGGCGAAGTGATTTCCGCCGAAGTCGTGCGCGTCGACCACAACTTCGTGGTCGTCAATGCAGGCCTGAAGTCCGAGGCTTACATTCCGATCGAGGAATTCCTGAACGATCAGGGCGAGGTTGAGGTGCAGTCGGGCGATTTCGTGTCCGTCGCGATCGACGCACTCGAAAACGGCTACGGCGACACGATCCTGTCGCGCGACAAGGCGAAGCGCCTTGCATCGTGGCTGTCGCTGGAAAAGGCCCTCGACAACAACGAACTCGTCACCGGCACGATCACCGGCAAGGTGAAGGGCGGCATGACCGTGATGGTCAACGGCATCCGCGCGTTCCTGCCGGGTTCGCTGGTCGACACGCGTCCGGTCAAGGACACGACCCCGTACGAAGGCAAGACGCTCGAGTTCCGCGTGATCAAGCTCGATCGCAAGCGTAACAACGTCGTGCTGTCGCGTCGTGCAGTAATCGAAGCAACCCAAGGCGAAGAGCGCGCGAAGCTGCTCGAGACGCTGAAGGAAGGCGCGATCGTCAACGGCGTGGTCAAGAACATCACCGACTACGGCGCGTTCGTCGACCTCGGCGGCATCGACGGCCTGCTGCACATCACCGACATCGCATGGCGTCGTGTGCGTCACCCGAGCGAAGTCCTGTCGGTTGGCCAGGAAGTCACCGCGAAGATCCTCAAGTTCGACCAAGAGAAGAACCGCGTCTCGCTGGGCATCAAGCAACTGGGCGACGATCCGTGGGAAGGCATCTCGCGCCGTTACCCGTCGGGCACGCGCCTGTTCGGCAAGGTCACGAACATCACCGACTACGGCGCATTCGTCGAAGTGGAATCGGGCATCGAAGGCCTCGTCCACGTGTCGGAAATGGACTGGACCAACAAGAACGTTGCGCCGTCGAAGGTTGTCCAGCTGGGCGACGAAGTCGAAGTCATGGTCCTCGAGATCGACGAAGACCGTCGTCGTATCAGCCTCGGCATGAAGCAGTGCAAGCCGAATCCGTGGGATGACTTCAGCCGCAACTTCAAGAAGGGCGACAAGATCACGGGCGCAATCAAGTCGATCACCGACTTCGGCGTGTTCATCGGTCTGCCGGGCGGCATCGACGGCCTGGTCCACCTGTCGGACCTGTCGTGGAGCGAAGCCGGCGAAGAAGCCGTTCGCAAGTACAAGAAGGGCGACGAAGTCGAAGCAATCGTGCTCGGTATCGACGTCGAGAAGGAGCGTATTTCGCTCGGCATCAAGCAGCTCGAAGGCGACCCGTTCAGCAACTACGTTGCAATGAACGACAAGGGCTCGATCGTCGACGGCGTGGTGAAGTCGGTCGATGCGAAGGGCGCTGTCATCACGCTGACGGGCGACATCGAAGGCTACCTGCGCGCATCGGAAATCTCGCAGGATCGCGTCGAAGACGCACGCAACGTGCTGAAGGAAGGCGACAAGGTCAACGCGATGGTGATCAACATCGATCGCAAGTCGCGTGGCATCAACCTGTCGATCAAGGCGAAGGATTCGGCTGAACAACAGGAAGCGATCCGCGGCCTGCAGTCCGACTCGAGCGCTGCCGCGACCGGTACGACCAACCTCGGCGCGCTGCTGAAGGCGAAGCTCGACGGCCAGAACCAGTAA